One window from the genome of Hydra vulgaris chromosome 02, alternate assembly HydraT2T_AEP encodes:
- the LOC136075788 gene encoding uncharacterized protein LOC136075788 has protein sequence MRPSCSYLKRVLSSCGWDSLVNERVVKLVSSLNERLTKEDPVYGSWNVKNISEATVWCDASSLAVGIVLEVAGEIVEDCSVITVVGWLSSLIIGDKPVRVHGLGEPLVRRRLSLIEDLVKECNIKIKLFLVKSAENKADALTRIPQNWLHSNHSAMTANIVPPDVKSFHNLHHFGVNRTLYLMKQTYPKEKVCRKDVESVVKSCERCLSVNPAPIRWEEGNLKEQVCNLEKATERESCYTHCYRTVCFRLEEIFRERGPPWQVLLDNGKTFRSKLVGELCADWGVSILFRCAYRPSGNGIVERHHRTIKRMTARSGKDPLKMIYWYNIAPRKNGEKTSLPYKAIFSYEWKPHTISAKTKAEVLHNYTQGQEVFVKPPDSKCTSEWNRGRVSDEGRGVSIEINGLPRHMLDVRPAPIVADLSIRESEEPIADNLNLRRSTRVRRFPNKYADFVI, from the exons ATGCGCCCTTCGTGCAGCTATCTAAAAAGAGTTTTGAGTAGTTGTGGATGGGACTCTTTGGTGAACGAACGAGTTGTTAAATTAGTAAGCAGTTTGAATGAAAGACTTACAAAGGAAGATCCCGTTTATGGGTCATGGAACGTCAAAAACATTTCTGAAGCAACAGTGTGGTGCGATGCAAGCAGTTTAGCTGTTGGCATAGTTTTGGAAGTGGCTGGGGAAATAGTAGAAGACTGTTC TGTGATTACTGTTGTCGGTTGGTTGAGCTCCTTAATTATTGGTGACAAACCCGTTCGAGTACACGGTCTTGGAGAACCACTTGTTCGTCGCCGGTTGTCGTTAATTGAAGACCTTGTGAAGGAgtgcaatataaaaataaaacttttcctGGTAAAGTCAGCAGAAAACAAAGCCGATGCTCTTACGAGGATACCACAGAACTGGCTGCATTCAAACCATTCTGCAATGACAGCAAACATTGTACCGCCTGATGTGAAGTCGTTtcataatcttcatcactttgGAGTCAATCGAACACTTTATTTGATGAAACAGACATATCCGAAGGAGAAAGTTTGCAGAAAAGATGTTGAATCAGTCGTGAAAAGTTGTGAAAGATGTTTATCGGTGAATCCTGCGCCGATTAGATGGGAAGAAGGAAATCTTAAA GAGCAAGTTTGCAATTTGGAGAAGGCTACAGAACGAGAAAGTTGTTACACACACTGTTACAGAACAGTGTGCTTCCGTTTAGAAGAAATATTCCGAGAAAGAGGACCTCCGTGGCAGGTTCTACTTGACAACGGCAAGACTTTTCGCTCAAAACTCGTTGGTGAATTATGCGCAGATTGGGGAGTGTCCATCTTGTTTCGTTGCGCTTACAGGCCATCTGGAAATGGAATTGTTGAACGTCACCATCGCACAATCAAGCGCATGACAGCCAGAAGTGGCAAAGACCcgttaaaaatgatatattggTATAACATAGCTCCCAGAAAAAATGGCGAGAAAACATCGCTCCCCTACAAAGCTATATTTTCCTACGAGTGGAAACCACACACAATTTCTGCCAAAACTAAAGCGGAAGTTCTCCACAACTATACACAAGGACAAGAAGTATTTGTAAAACCACCTGACTCAAAATGCACGAGCGAATGGAACAGAGGAAGAGTCTCAGATGAAGGACGAGGAGTTTCGATAGAAATCAATGGATTGCCAAGACACATGTTGGACGTCCGTCCTGCTCCCATTGTAGCTGACTTGTCTATCAGAGAATCGGAAGAACCCATCGCGGATAACCTAAATCTCCGAAGATCGACGCGAGTGCGGAGGTTTCCAAATAAGTATGCGGACTTTGTGATCTAG
- the LOC136076696 gene encoding uncharacterized protein LOC136076696 gives MNTYMMVIKNIMSFPNVICGSCKRNLYLLKSGHTSRGSWGLQVAKIDWANRRRSSDPCLGVTIPTFSEPKVAENVCIICFLVTGRGISHQCTQAAAVDNLIGHCLQLGEYAEQIASALIKKKMESEGIEKGTFFKLKTRGTPISIRVGAPNLKSNRSSKQLSLQTVIELQVSLELSDNATKKLCSTIRTGLNRRDSVEGNIVQKLDNLKEQLDEFYSVEQIEFVSNQNEAIIRDLVYIKNPSDLILHIIKERGLNPCVGFVRVSLDGGGGFLKVVVNVFEEQESENKFMNSGVQKVLIIAIVEDISEKYENLRLVLDKLNLEDANYYIAFDLKCANVLFGLSSHAGKKACLWCSGKCTLDIGTLRTIDNLDSCYEAYIKNGSIRSSMKEFDNIVNKRLIYLNTDKSTFLENLVAPPELHLLIGAVDKIAGFLLTEWDGFELWLKKHFIIKRGYHGVGWDGNNANKILKLIDELQHEVQLKVPYLLPVIQSLRAFKSVKEACFGRNLDPDSEHKIALFKDAFLCLQETASSLGKTLTVSWKIHIICCHVFPFVKHAGCGLSKYAEQCGEAIHAKFKPTWQRYKRNIDHKDYGDRLKTAVVDFGIKRL, from the exons ATGAATACATATATGatggttattaaaaatattatgagtTTTCCTAATGTCATATGTGGTAGTTGTAAACGAAATTTATACCTTCTTAAGAGCGGCCATACTTCTAGGGGATCATGGGGACTTCAAGTTGctaag ATTGATTGGGCCAACAGAAGGCGATCTTCTGATCCATGTTTGGGTGTCACTATTCCAACATTTAGTGAACCGAAAGTAGCTGAAAACGTATGCATTATTTGTTTTCTTGTTACTGGACGAGGCATTTCTCATCAGTGTACCCAAGCTGCTGCTGTAGACAACTTAATTGGTCACTGTTTACAATTAGGAGAATATGCAGAACAAATAGCCAgtgctttaattaaaaaaaagatggagAGCGAAGGTATAGAAAAAGggacattttttaaactaaaaacacGAGGAACACCTATCTCTATTAGAGTTGGAGCTCCCAATTTAAAGAGTAACAGAAGCAGTAAACAACTTTCTCTTCAAACAGTCATAGAACTGCAAGTCTCTCTTGAACTTTCTGATAATGCAACTAAAAAACTTTGTTCTACAATTAGAACTGGATTAAATAGAAGAGACTCTGTGGAAGGAAATATAGTTCAAAAACTAGATAATCTTAAAGAACAACTAGATGAATTTTATAGCGTAGAACAAATTGAATTTGTTTCTAACCAGAATGAAGCTATCATAAGAGatttagtatatattaaaaatccCTCTGATTTAATCCTGCATATTATCAAAGAAAGAGGTTTAAATCCATGTGTAGGTTTTGTACGAGTTTCCTTAGATGGTGGAGGAGGCTTCCTTAAAGTTGTTGTGAATGTTTTTGAAGAACAagaatctgaaaataaatttatgaatagtGGCGTTCAAAAAGTTCTTATTATAGCGATTGTTGAagatatttctgaaaaatatgaaaacctTAGATTAGTGCTTGATAAACTTAATCTTGAGGATGCAAACTATTATATTGCTTTTGATCTTAAATGTGCCAATGTATTATTTGGTCTTTCATCGCACGCAGGTAAAAAAGCTTGTTTGTGGTGTAGTGGCAAATGTACGCTTGATATAGGTACTCTTAGAACTATTGACAATCTTGATTCCTGTTATGaagcatatattaaaaatggatCTATCAGATCGTCCATGAAGGAATTTGATAACATTGTGAACAAACGCCTAATATATCTTAACACTGATAAAAGTACTTTTCTAGAAAATTTAGTTGCTCCACCTGAGCTGCATCTTCTCATTGGAGCAGTAGATAAAATAGCAGGGTTTCTTTTAACTGAGTGGGATGGTTTTGAGTTGTGGTTGAAAAAAcactttataattaaaagagGATATCATGGAGTTGGTTGGGATGgtaataatgcaaataaaattttaaaattgattgatGAACTTCAACATGAAGTGCAACTTAAAGTACCTTATCTACTTCCTGTAATCCAAAGCTTAAGAGCTTTTAAATCTGTAAAAGAAGCTTGTTTTGGAAGAAATCTCGATCCTGACTCAGAACACAAAATAGCGTTGTTTAAAGATGCTTTTTTATGCCTACAAGAGACAGCTTCTTCACTCGGAAAGACACTAACAGTGTCATGGAAAATCCATATTATATGCTGCCATGTTTTTCCTTTTGTAAAGCATGCAGGATGCGGCTTGTCAAAGTATGCAGAACAGTGTGGTGAGGCGATTCATGCAAAGTTTAAGCCTACGTGGCAAAGATATAAACGTAATATAGATCATAAAGATTATGGAGATAGATTAAAAACTGCTGTTGTTGATTTTGGaattaaaagattataa
- the LOC136075789 gene encoding uncharacterized protein LOC136075789: MSRKRLSLIPIERNDIEKINARIIYAAEISRIGNKNLVFLNETGFNQHTKRRYGYSPMNIKAFVAVPANKSVNKSLICAIDYNRIIGYKYRTGSYNGTEFINFISVLAPYFASHPNSILIMDNARIHKTHEVQRVLSSLNIPFKFIVPYSPELNPIEEFFSMFKSRYCAIRRANPTLTIEQCLDLVASSDNDYSLQCHGFYENVRRWVEKAQNGEQFI; this comes from the coding sequence ATGAGTCGAAAAAGACTCTCTTTGATTCCAATTGAAAGAAATGATATAGAAAAAATCAACGCAAGAATTATCTATGCAGCCGAGATATCAAGAATCGGGAATAAAAATCTCGTGTTTCTTAATGAAACTGGTTTTAATCAGCATACGAAAAGAAGATATGGTTATTCACCTATGAATATAAAAGCCTTTGTTGCTGTTCCAGCAAATAAATcggttaataaaagtttaatatgtgCTATTGATTATAATAGGATCATTGGTTATAAATATAGAACAGGCTCTTATAATGGAactgaatttattaattttatttcagtgTTGGCTCCATATTTCGCATCGCACCCGAATAGCATTTTAATTATGGATAATGCCAGAATTCATAAAACTCATGAAGTTCAAAGAGTATTAAGTTCTCTTAATAttccatttaaatttattgtgcCTTATTCTCCTGAATTGAATCCAATTGaggaatttttttcaatgtttaaatCAAGATATTGTGCAATACGAAGAGCAAATCCAACATTAACAATTGAACAATGCTTAGATTTGGTGGCATCATCTGATAATGATTATTCATTACAATGCCATGGATTTTATGAAAATGTGAGAAGATGGGTTGAAAAGGCTCAAAACGGTGAAcaattcatttaa